The proteins below are encoded in one region of Tindallia magadiensis:
- the saoX gene encoding ABC transporter substrate-binding subunit SaoX — MSMRKKKSLIVMICLSLLLAACGGGSGSGADGSTAGGEVIEIGYFNCDMMVACPVAYHAGIYEKYGLNVNLTMTSDIGVLMAAGQMDVGYMGSNAVNNALNQGTPIKMTAFNHLGGSYYLVGSNEIETVQDIVGKRVNMGPDIHDVNPEWRIIAHDAGIPYDPAEYEAYSMSQRDAFFALEIGELDGILVCDPFMSLAEHRGVGHELAVSRMLPDGDWGFKTLLIMHDDFMEGRPEEAEKILLAHVEAIQYLYTNPIESGKIFAEVFDVPEEVGFRTVYQKTVDEGRTMTWVIDDERVERYYDMTQKYFDMADWQDFTPQEEWVYHDLQNQLDLPDFDAFIAENVDPYYPVGMNYDDWLEKAMELYES, encoded by the coding sequence ATGAGCATGAGAAAGAAAAAAAGTTTGATAGTGATGATTTGCCTATCCTTGTTACTGGCAGCGTGTGGAGGAGGCTCAGGAAGTGGAGCTGATGGCAGTACCGCTGGTGGTGAGGTCATTGAAATTGGTTATTTTAATTGCGATATGATGGTGGCCTGTCCAGTAGCGTATCATGCTGGTATCTATGAAAAATATGGTTTAAACGTAAACCTTACGATGACCAGTGACATTGGCGTACTGATGGCAGCCGGTCAAATGGACGTTGGTTACATGGGAAGCAATGCAGTAAACAATGCCTTGAATCAAGGGACGCCAATTAAAATGACAGCCTTTAATCATCTAGGTGGATCTTATTATTTGGTAGGTTCCAATGAAATTGAAACTGTTCAGGATATTGTAGGAAAACGAGTAAACATGGGACCAGATATTCATGATGTTAATCCGGAATGGAGAATTATTGCTCATGATGCTGGTATTCCTTATGATCCGGCAGAATATGAAGCCTACAGTATGTCTCAAAGGGATGCGTTTTTTGCCCTGGAAATTGGGGAGTTAGACGGTATTCTGGTTTGTGACCCTTTTATGTCACTGGCAGAACATAGAGGTGTTGGTCATGAACTGGCTGTAAGCAGGATGCTTCCAGATGGAGACTGGGGCTTTAAAACCTTGCTGATTATGCATGATGATTTTATGGAAGGAAGACCAGAAGAGGCAGAAAAAATATTGTTGGCACATGTGGAAGCGATTCAATACTTGTATACAAATCCGATAGAATCTGGAAAAATCTTTGCGGAAGTCTTTGATGTACCGGAAGAGGTTGGATTCCGAACTGTGTACCAAAAGACCGTAGACGAAGGTCGTACTATGACCTGGGTTATTGATGATGAGCGGGTAGAACGGTATTACGACATGACACAAAAATATTTTGACATGGCAGACTGGCAAGACTTTACTCCTCAGGAGGAGTGGGTATATCATGACCTGCAAAACCAGTTGGATTTACCGGACTTTGATGCTTTTATTGCCGAAAATGTTGATCCTTATTACCCGGTGGGCATGAATTACGATGACTGGTTGGAGAAAGCCATGGAGCTATATGAATCATAA
- a CDS encoding DUF1847 domain-containing protein: MKTNNPLKESGCCQCTAKACLKGSEGLPEGCVTGLLQSSDIQKNTMTYYQNPSLLKKMHTAAEIEGQFYGKLTRVEETIEFIKRMEYQKVGIASCAGLSKETRAFSKLLSHHKISHFGALCKVGAADKSLVGIPTENRVHPESSFEAMCNPVLQASILSEQQTDFNVLIGLCVGHDALFSVHSKSPMTTLVVKDRVTCHQSAAPLYQLDGYYSRLMK; the protein is encoded by the coding sequence ATGAAAACAAATAATCCATTGAAAGAAAGTGGTTGTTGTCAATGTACTGCCAAAGCCTGTTTAAAAGGTTCGGAAGGACTTCCGGAGGGATGTGTGACTGGTTTGCTTCAGTCATCGGATATCCAAAAGAATACGATGACCTATTACCAAAACCCTTCTTTACTGAAAAAGATGCATACGGCTGCTGAAATCGAAGGTCAGTTTTACGGAAAGCTTACCAGAGTTGAAGAAACCATTGAATTTATCAAGCGAATGGAATATCAAAAGGTAGGAATTGCTTCCTGCGCCGGTTTATCCAAAGAAACAAGAGCTTTCTCTAAACTTCTTTCTCACCATAAGATTTCTCATTTTGGAGCGCTTTGCAAAGTAGGTGCTGCGGATAAGAGTCTTGTCGGCATCCCGACAGAAAATCGGGTACATCCTGAGAGTTCTTTCGAAGCCATGTGTAATCCAGTATTGCAGGCTTCTATTTTAAGCGAACAACAAACGGATTTTAATGTTTTAATTGGACTCTGTGTTGGTCACGACGCATTGTTTTCCGTGCATTCCAAAAGCCCGATGACAACCTTGGTGGTAAAAGACCGAGTGACCTGTCATCAGTCAGCGGCGCCGCTTTACCAATTGGATGGCTATTACAGCCGTTTGATGAAATAA
- the saoB gene encoding ABC transporter substrate-binding (seleno)protein SaoB — MTSQKDESVKNTIKKRFGMLIPILISGMMLWMHFHYEADMPDGSLILGVPDDAGGLVVDYLINEKNFPVKQEDVYGIHTLRDCCSSTAEWALSGNRMHMAIICPDAAQRLIDKDPRYQIVGPVLANSDMLVKHSSEPVKKIGITQNRWYQKEIVKKQFGAEVEVAAMLPAALPYAYEMGEVQGIVVDITQGIYLPGEHLPGHKESERITYVLIARDGILETQEAQFFLELWQEAMDELENMETLQMAIDYYMKKEKTGKETTGKEAEQWMNLGMKLMNPMEK; from the coding sequence ATGACCTCACAGAAAGATGAATCTGTGAAAAATACTATAAAAAAAAGATTTGGAATGTTAATCCCCATATTGATTAGCGGAATGATGTTATGGATGCATTTTCATTATGAGGCTGATATGCCTGACGGCAGTTTGATTTTAGGAGTGCCAGACGATGCCGGTGGGCTGGTGGTAGATTATCTGATCAATGAAAAGAATTTTCCTGTGAAACAGGAAGATGTTTATGGAATCCACACATTAAGAGATTGCTGTTCTAGCACAGCAGAATGGGCTTTAAGTGGAAATCGGATGCATATGGCCATTATTTGTCCGGACGCAGCTCAGCGCCTTATTGATAAGGATCCAAGATACCAGATTGTTGGTCCTGTGCTGGCTAATTCAGATATGCTTGTAAAGCATTCTTCGGAGCCGGTGAAAAAAATAGGGATTACTCAAAATCGTTGGTATCAAAAGGAAATTGTTAAAAAGCAGTTTGGTGCAGAAGTGGAAGTGGCAGCCATGCTACCGGCTGCCCTTCCCTATGCCTATGAAATGGGCGAAGTTCAAGGGATTGTAGTAGACATTACTCAAGGAATTTATTTACCGGGAGAACATTTGCCTGGACATAAAGAATCAGAGCGCATTACCTACGTATTGATTGCGCGAGATGGGATTCTGGAGACTCAGGAAGCTCAGTTTTTTCTGGAGCTTTGGCAGGAAGCCATGGATGAACTTGAAAATATGGAAACGTTACAAATGGCTATTGATTACTATATGAAAAAAGAAAAGACAGGAAAAGAAACTACAGGAAAGGAGGCGGAACAATGGATGAATTTAGGGATGAAGCTAATGAACCCAATGGAAAAGTAA
- a CDS encoding ABC transporter permease, giving the protein MKLRTVTPLILPALFLVGWQLLAVHMDNMVVLPPVERVGGILLNPTEPLISLGSLANNVFTSLSRVLIGYFLAALIAVPIGILMGYKPRCHDLFSNFFGIFRPIPPLAWVPLVLAWFGITSLANYMPVQSGFLYLHFRKIQLSMVFIIFLGAFFPMLTSTVYGVQSVPKTLVESAKTLGAKEKDLILKVIIPAAAPSIINGMRTAMGVAWMCLVAAEMLPGSVAGVGYMISHAYSLARTDIVIAGMIAIGLVGALLDYLFRIIERYKFRWLYRSGS; this is encoded by the coding sequence ATGAAATTAAGAACGGTGACGCCACTAATTCTACCAGCATTATTTTTAGTGGGATGGCAACTATTGGCAGTTCATATGGATAATATGGTTGTTTTGCCTCCAGTAGAAAGAGTCGGTGGAATTCTGCTGAATCCCACAGAGCCACTGATTAGCCTGGGATCTTTGGCGAATAATGTGTTTACCAGTCTTTCCAGAGTGCTGATTGGATACTTTCTAGCGGCTCTTATTGCGGTACCGATAGGAATTCTTATGGGCTATAAGCCACGGTGTCATGACTTGTTTAGTAATTTTTTTGGTATTTTTCGACCGATACCTCCATTGGCTTGGGTTCCGTTGGTATTAGCCTGGTTTGGAATTACCAGCTTAGCAAATTATATGCCGGTACAATCTGGATTTCTATACCTTCATTTTAGAAAAATACAACTTTCCATGGTGTTTATTATTTTTTTAGGCGCTTTTTTTCCCATGCTAACCAGTACCGTTTATGGCGTTCAAAGCGTTCCTAAAACCTTGGTAGAATCAGCTAAGACCTTAGGGGCAAAAGAAAAAGACTTGATATTGAAGGTGATCATCCCTGCGGCTGCTCCATCGATTATTAATGGAATGAGGACTGCCATGGGGGTTGCCTGGATGTGCCTTGTGGCAGCTGAAATGCTTCCGGGAAGTGTAGCGGGTGTAGGCTACATGATTTCTCATGCCTATTCCTTGGCAAGAACCGATATTGTGATAGCGGGGATGATTGCTATTGGATTGGTTGGCGCCTTACTAGATTATTTATTTCGAATTATTGAACGGTATAAATTTCGGTGGCTATACCGGTCAGGTTCGTAA
- the saoT gene encoding thioredoxin-like (seleno)protein SaoT, translated as MAKVLVEFINTCPTCVGYEEMIRKAAKEKGDQVEVKIYYAGKDYDYVRKYGMVTKGTMIINEKKKYDRLNQKTIEDAISNALKEGEE; from the coding sequence ATGGCTAAAGTGTTAGTTGAATTTATTAATACCTGTCCAACCTGTGTTGGATATGAAGAAATGATCCGCAAAGCAGCAAAAGAAAAAGGCGACCAAGTAGAAGTAAAGATTTATTACGCTGGAAAAGATTATGACTATGTACGCAAATATGGAATGGTCACTAAGGGAACGATGATTATCAATGAAAAGAAAAAATATGACCGCTTAAATCAAAAAACAATAGAAGATGCAATCAGCAATGCATTGAAGGAAGGCGAAGAATAG
- the saoE gene encoding efflux transporter SaoE, producing the protein MLPSFIKEVLLVSIDLLNGASVWLVLSFLIAGMLHHFMSPAKLHQMLGNTKISSIVRATVSGMFLPICSCGVIPLGMSLYYSGAYVGPTIAFNIAAPIINPASLILAFGLLGPEIAVIYLIAGFTVPIIVGILGNWLAGPELHLPGMETCGEENRVLLEAEEEESFLQKLKGGIHWGFADMGAQVSKYVVPAMILVALLFMAVPPQFIQQYLGAPGVISIGGIALLASVMYVCAVGHIPFVAALLASGASPGVALTFLMAGTATNLPELISMYKLIGKRSVTIYAVSLFTCALLVGSITNALLLPGFTPVFDLARNQQTIDWAGFFIFAPPLVLRYIASGIIIALALKVYGENITRWMNQRRETACHENS; encoded by the coding sequence GTGTTACCTTCTTTTATTAAGGAAGTCTTACTGGTTAGTATTGATTTACTGAATGGTGCTTCCGTTTGGTTAGTTTTAAGTTTCTTGATTGCTGGCATGCTTCATCATTTTATGAGTCCGGCAAAGCTTCATCAGATGCTAGGTAATACGAAGATATCCTCTATTGTTCGTGCGACGGTTTCAGGGATGTTTTTACCCATATGCAGCTGTGGAGTAATTCCTTTAGGCATGAGCCTTTACTATTCTGGAGCTTATGTAGGACCGACCATTGCCTTTAATATTGCTGCGCCCATTATTAATCCAGCTTCTTTGATTCTTGCTTTTGGATTATTGGGACCGGAAATTGCTGTAATTTACTTGATTGCTGGATTTACAGTACCCATTATTGTTGGCATTTTGGGGAACTGGCTGGCAGGGCCAGAGTTGCATTTACCAGGGATGGAAACCTGTGGTGAAGAGAATCGAGTGTTACTGGAAGCAGAAGAGGAAGAAAGTTTTCTTCAAAAACTTAAGGGAGGCATTCACTGGGGCTTTGCTGATATGGGTGCTCAGGTTAGTAAGTATGTGGTGCCGGCGATGATCTTGGTAGCGCTTCTGTTTATGGCCGTTCCACCACAGTTTATACAGCAATACTTAGGAGCTCCCGGTGTGATTTCTATTGGTGGGATTGCCTTATTGGCATCGGTTATGTATGTTTGTGCCGTAGGGCATATTCCCTTTGTAGCGGCTTTGCTGGCAAGTGGTGCATCACCAGGGGTTGCTCTTACATTCCTAATGGCTGGAACGGCTACGAATTTGCCAGAACTGATTAGCATGTACAAACTAATAGGGAAACGAAGTGTGACCATTTATGCAGTCAGCCTCTTTACCTGTGCCTTACTGGTAGGAAGCATTACCAATGCCCTTCTTTTACCAGGCTTTACACCGGTATTCGATTTGGCGCGTAATCAGCAGACGATAGACTGGGCAGGCTTTTTTATTTTTGCACCTCCTTTAGTCTTACGGTATATTGCCTCAGGAATTATCATAGCCTTAGCGCTAAAAGTATATGGAGAAAATATTACACGCTGGATGAATCAAAGACGGGAGACGGCATGTCATGAAAACAGTTAA
- the saoA gene encoding ABC transporter ATP-binding protein SaoA, producing MEKLKAEKICKTYRNGKEINNVLKDIDITIKEGEFVSLLGPSGCGKTTMLTIMAGFQGADSGCIKVEDTVVSKPGPDRAFVFQGYALFPWKTVKDNILYPMKQQKVSKEQQEEKLQALLKLSNLEGKENLYPHQLSGGMKQRTAVARALACQPSVLLMDEPLGALDYQMRRKIQEDLERIFMEDKVTVVMVSHDIEEAVFMSDRVLLMSTNQGEIVENLEIDLPRPRRRDNKVYKEYIDHLTDLIQGADGEDKHKEDSRKPKLAV from the coding sequence ATGGAAAAGCTAAAAGCAGAAAAAATTTGCAAAACCTATCGGAATGGAAAAGAGATTAACAACGTGCTAAAGGACATTGATATAACCATTAAAGAAGGGGAGTTTGTAAGCCTTTTAGGACCTTCTGGATGTGGAAAAACAACGATGCTAACCATCATGGCAGGCTTTCAGGGAGCGGATTCTGGCTGTATAAAAGTGGAAGATACGGTTGTATCTAAACCAGGACCGGATCGTGCTTTTGTATTTCAAGGATATGCTTTATTTCCGTGGAAAACAGTGAAGGATAATATTTTGTATCCAATGAAGCAACAAAAAGTGTCAAAAGAACAACAGGAAGAAAAACTGCAGGCACTATTGAAATTATCCAACTTAGAAGGAAAAGAAAATCTTTATCCTCATCAGCTTTCTGGAGGAATGAAGCAGCGGACAGCCGTAGCAAGAGCCTTAGCTTGTCAGCCAAGCGTGCTTTTGATGGACGAACCATTAGGTGCTCTTGACTATCAGATGCGCCGTAAAATCCAGGAAGATTTGGAACGGATTTTTATGGAAGATAAGGTAACGGTGGTAATGGTCAGTCACGATATCGAAGAAGCTGTTTTTATGAGTGATAGAGTACTATTGATGTCCACGAACCAAGGTGAAATTGTGGAGAACTTAGAAATTGATTTGCCAAGGCCAAGGAGACGTGACAATAAAGTATACAAAGAGTATATTGATCACTTAACAGATCTTATTCAGGGAGCGGATGGCGAAGATAAGCACAAAGAAGATTCTCGGAAACCAAAACTGGCGGTATAA
- a CDS encoding ABC transporter substrate-binding protein — MNIKWKSILAIMLLLTLVLTACGGNAGEEAETVVDETEQVEESDVEEKDLPTLNVGYIYNDHSLPIMVAAHKAEEFKERGAYLETVIDKERYRLISAEGEPVANIEMIVTNSGAEAATLFAQDQLDISFFSITVVMSNRDRDVPIKALGPIHTEGNSMVFRKDMGIGSWDEFEQYVKEADEPVTLGYLSPTSSVTIITKSALDKNGIHYTEDPDDRDADVLLVNLRATSNYMPALTSGQVDGWVGPSPFPMVAEYEDVGIKTADTKDYAPIGHWVDFPCCCLVASESAIEAYPEAMAVFVELMEHTAEFSNENRDEAAIVVAEWIGIPEEAAKMSTVRYTTVPTEGWMRGTEILYHFLDDSEHFEGDLAGMEFEEVKGEIFDFRYTQ, encoded by the coding sequence ATGAACATAAAATGGAAAAGCATATTGGCAATAATGCTATTATTAACCCTAGTTTTAACAGCTTGTGGAGGTAATGCAGGAGAAGAAGCAGAAACGGTAGTGGATGAAACAGAGCAAGTGGAAGAAAGTGATGTGGAAGAAAAAGACCTGCCAACCCTGAATGTAGGATATATTTATAATGATCATAGCCTGCCTATTATGGTGGCAGCACATAAAGCTGAGGAATTTAAGGAAAGAGGCGCTTACTTGGAAACTGTTATTGACAAAGAACGGTATCGGTTAATATCAGCAGAAGGGGAACCGGTGGCTAATATTGAAATGATTGTGACCAATAGCGGTGCAGAAGCGGCTACTTTATTTGCTCAAGATCAATTGGATATATCTTTCTTTTCGATTACAGTTGTTATGTCGAACAGAGACAGAGATGTGCCAATCAAAGCATTAGGACCGATTCATACGGAAGGAAACTCGATGGTATTTCGAAAAGATATGGGCATTGGAAGTTGGGATGAATTTGAGCAATATGTGAAAGAAGCGGATGAACCGGTTACACTAGGCTACTTGTCGCCTACCAGCTCGGTAACCATTATTACTAAAAGTGCTCTTGATAAAAATGGTATCCACTATACAGAAGATCCAGACGATCGTGATGCTGACGTGCTTCTCGTGAATTTAAGAGCTACTTCCAATTACATGCCGGCACTAACAAGTGGTCAGGTAGATGGATGGGTTGGGCCATCACCTTTCCCAATGGTAGCAGAGTATGAAGATGTTGGTATAAAGACGGCTGATACAAAAGACTATGCACCAATAGGTCATTGGGTAGATTTTCCTTGTTGTTGTTTGGTAGCCAGTGAAAGTGCTATTGAAGCCTATCCGGAAGCTATGGCGGTTTTTGTGGAATTAATGGAGCATACGGCAGAATTCAGCAATGAAAATCGAGATGAAGCAGCGATCGTAGTAGCCGAATGGATTGGTATTCCGGAAGAAGCTGCGAAGATGTCCACAGTTCGTTACACAACGGTACCGACAGAAGGTTGGATGCGAGGAACCGAAATCCTTTACCATTTCTTAGATGACAGCGAGCATTTTGAAGGCGACTTGGCAGGGATGGAATTCGAAGAAGTTAAAGGAGAAATATTTGATTTTCGTTATACCCAGTAG
- a CDS encoding double-cubane-cluster-containing anaerobic reductase, which produces MQQAELEVFQNLRGDNMIRIKDMKEEGKKVVGIYCAFCPSELVLAADAIPVSLCGTKEEPIPAAEKDLPRNLCPLIKSSYGFAITDTCPFFYYSDVIIGETTCDGKKKMFELMEDLKLVHVMQLPHRKNSDASMALWVEEIRELRKYLEEQLQVKITDDAIWEAIDLRNQERKAIKGICDLNKMDPAPLTGVELLTIVWAKGFSADKNSSIKMLTELKSSIMAEESDHKKLQRYKPRKPRVLLTGCPTGIGSEKVIRLVEELGASVVALENCSSYKTLDLLVSTVKEDPIEALAESYLKIPCSCMSPNEYRFELIDSMIQEFSADAVIDLTWQACHTYNIEAHYVEKLVKDKGLPYLHLESDYSNSDLEILKVRIEATLEMVK; this is translated from the coding sequence ATGCAGCAAGCAGAACTGGAAGTGTTTCAAAACCTTCGTGGCGATAACATGATTCGGATAAAAGATATGAAAGAAGAAGGCAAGAAAGTAGTAGGAATTTACTGTGCTTTTTGTCCTTCGGAGTTGGTGTTGGCGGCAGACGCTATTCCTGTTAGTTTGTGCGGCACCAAGGAAGAACCGATTCCGGCGGCTGAGAAAGACTTGCCAAGGAATTTATGTCCGCTGATCAAGTCTTCCTATGGTTTTGCAATAACGGATACCTGTCCCTTTTTTTATTACTCAGATGTTATTATTGGAGAAACTACCTGTGATGGAAAAAAGAAAATGTTTGAGCTGATGGAAGACTTAAAGCTGGTACATGTCATGCAATTGCCTCATCGAAAAAACAGCGATGCGTCTATGGCTTTATGGGTGGAGGAAATCCGGGAATTAAGAAAATATTTAGAAGAACAACTTCAGGTTAAGATTACAGACGATGCTATCTGGGAGGCGATTGATCTTAGAAATCAGGAAAGAAAAGCAATCAAAGGAATTTGTGACCTGAATAAAATGGATCCGGCGCCTTTAACAGGCGTTGAACTTCTTACGATTGTATGGGCAAAAGGGTTTAGTGCGGATAAAAATAGTTCCATTAAAATGTTAACCGAATTGAAAAGCAGCATCATGGCTGAAGAAAGCGACCACAAGAAACTTCAACGGTATAAACCTCGCAAGCCCAGAGTCTTGTTAACCGGATGTCCTACAGGAATAGGAAGCGAAAAAGTGATTCGGTTGGTAGAGGAACTGGGTGCTTCTGTAGTGGCCTTGGAAAATTGTAGCAGCTATAAAACCTTAGATCTTTTGGTTAGCACAGTAAAGGAAGACCCTATCGAGGCGTTGGCTGAAAGCTATCTTAAGATCCCTTGTTCCTGTATGAGTCCCAATGAATATCGGTTTGAACTTATTGATTCCATGATTCAGGAGTTTTCTGCTGATGCAGTGATTGATTTGACTTGGCAGGCATGCCATACCTATAATATTGAAGCGCATTATGTGGAAAAATTAGTGAAGGACAAAGGATTGCCGTATCTGCATTTAGAAAGTGATTATTCGAATTCGGATTTGGAAATATTAAAAGTTCGAATAGAAGCAACCTTGGAAATGGTGAAGTGA
- the saoC gene encoding Cys-Cys-COOH (seleno)protein SaoC: protein MKTVKTWGASILIIALVLMAGWNYSQRADGSMEYLATTPAIDHWRIYYAENELILWDQEDLTDNGKLDTVIIFSVGHRKNNVLVVMDMGDELVMTEPIPAPVENQVIEFLDFDNEPPNELYISGSKGPHVGHAIYRIVDGELVDLFSMDMSLCC, encoded by the coding sequence ATGAAAACAGTTAAAACATGGGGTGCAAGCATCCTGATCATCGCTCTGGTGCTGATGGCTGGATGGAATTATTCTCAGAGAGCAGACGGATCAATGGAATATCTTGCAACTACTCCGGCTATTGATCATTGGAGAATTTACTATGCAGAAAATGAATTGATTCTCTGGGATCAGGAAGATTTAACAGATAATGGAAAATTAGATACTGTGATTATTTTTAGTGTAGGTCATCGAAAGAACAATGTCCTGGTAGTGATGGATATGGGTGATGAACTTGTTATGACGGAGCCTATACCAGCTCCTGTAGAAAATCAAGTGATTGAATTTCTTGACTTTGACAACGAACCGCCCAATGAGCTATACATTTCTGGTTCAAAAGGTCCACATGTGGGTCATGCGATTTATCGCATTGTTGATGGTGAATTAGTAGACTTATTCTCTATGGATATGTCGCTGTGTTGCTAA
- the saoP gene encoding ABC transporter permease subunit SaoP (Most members of this family are selenoproteins with the selenocysteine residue at the channel-gating position.), with protein MFPSIIGRFDKAGVKVNGTKFHWLGSVAFLFVIWQAASMYYQSNLLLPSPMVTMIALGDAITDQAVLLNMAITLRRVLLGFFYATLIGLPLGFLMGYSGTILKIFDPLISSMRQVPIMAWIPLAIVWLGLGDGPTIFLIAMAGIFPLVLNTINGVQNISPDYYNAAKSMGAGKLSIFTSVIVPSSLPDILNGMRLAISAGWMSVIUAEFIATSAGFGYSMVQAQTRMQTDRLIALMIMAGLVGYIIDRLIMLLQRALVKWKYV; from the coding sequence ATGTTTCCATCGATTATTGGTCGGTTCGATAAAGCTGGTGTCAAAGTAAATGGAACAAAATTCCACTGGCTAGGCAGCGTAGCTTTTTTATTTGTGATCTGGCAAGCAGCTTCCATGTATTATCAAAGCAATTTATTGCTGCCATCACCCATGGTTACTATGATTGCTCTAGGCGATGCTATTACCGACCAGGCGGTCTTACTGAATATGGCTATAACGCTTCGTCGTGTGTTGTTAGGCTTTTTTTATGCCACGCTTATTGGATTGCCGCTAGGTTTCTTGATGGGATATTCTGGAACCATTTTGAAAATATTCGATCCACTGATTAGTTCCATGCGGCAAGTACCTATTATGGCATGGATTCCTCTGGCAATTGTCTGGTTAGGTCTGGGTGACGGACCAACTATTTTCTTAATTGCTATGGCAGGGATCTTTCCACTAGTACTAAATACGATAAATGGAGTACAGAATATATCACCGGATTATTATAATGCAGCAAAAAGTATGGGCGCAGGTAAACTGAGTATTTTTACATCGGTAATTGTTCCCAGTTCACTGCCAGACATTCTAAACGGCATGCGGTTAGCGATTAGTGCCGGCTGGATGTCTGTTATATGAGCGGAGTTCATTGCGACGAGTGCCGGGTTCGGCTACTCTATGGTTCAGGCACAGACAAGAATGCAAACAGATCGCTTAATTGCTCTGATGATTATGGCCGGTCTTGTTGGTTATATCATTGACCGCCTTATTATGTTGCTTCAACGTGCATTGGTGAAGTGGAAATACGTCTAA
- a CDS encoding iron-containing alcohol dehydrogenase has translation MAMNMGFENMTNLHTFEVPTVIKHGIGAIGQAGEEIKQLGVSKALLVTDPGIYEAGITKSVEASLKEAGVEVVIFNQVEPNPAVKVVGMGSKMYKDNHCDGLVAVGGGSSMDTAKAIGVEVSHGESVLEYEAAEGKKPLSKRIPPLTTIPTTAGTGSEVTQWAVITDTEREFKFNTGGPLIAAHLTIIDPELHVSMPPRVTAMTGMDVLSHAVECYTMHFAQPVTDAVALLAIEYTGAYLRRAFANGNDIEARYGMAQAAMLAGLSYGSESAGAGHAMAQTLGGILPVAHGECVATMMGPVMEYNWKAAPKKFARIAQALGVDTHGLSEEEAAKAAVREVYQLAEDLEVRNLEEMGVSKDMIPRLAKEAMNDPQTVGNPRILNEESYNWIYKRCFDLVPCTL, from the coding sequence ATGGCAATGAATATGGGATTTGAAAACATGACGAACTTACACACTTTTGAGGTGCCGACAGTGATTAAGCACGGTATTGGTGCGATCGGTCAGGCAGGAGAAGAGATTAAACAGTTAGGCGTTAGCAAAGCTTTATTGGTAACGGACCCAGGAATTTATGAAGCTGGAATCACTAAGTCGGTGGAAGCATCTTTAAAGGAAGCTGGGGTAGAGGTTGTTATCTTTAACCAGGTGGAGCCAAATCCAGCCGTTAAAGTAGTAGGAATGGGAAGTAAAATGTATAAGGATAACCACTGTGACGGATTGGTAGCTGTAGGTGGAGGAAGCTCCATGGATACGGCGAAAGCCATTGGAGTGGAAGTGTCCCACGGTGAATCTGTATTGGAATATGAAGCAGCTGAAGGGAAAAAACCTCTTTCTAAAAGAATTCCACCACTAACAACGATTCCAACCACCGCAGGAACTGGATCGGAAGTAACTCAGTGGGCCGTTATTACAGATACAGAAAGAGAATTTAAGTTTAATACCGGTGGTCCGCTCATTGCCGCACATTTAACGATTATTGATCCTGAACTGCATGTCTCTATGCCACCAAGAGTAACGGCAATGACAGGAATGGACGTTCTTTCTCATGCGGTAGAATGTTATACCATGCACTTTGCTCAGCCAGTAACGGATGCAGTGGCTTTATTAGCCATTGAATATACAGGTGCTTATTTACGTCGAGCTTTTGCTAATGGAAACGATATTGAAGCCCGTTACGGTATGGCACAGGCAGCTATGTTAGCTGGTCTTTCCTATGGAAGTGAGTCGGCAGGAGCTGGTCACGCTATGGCTCAGACTTTGGGTGGCATCCTTCCAGTAGCTCATGGAGAATGTGTTGCTACCATGATGGGGCCAGTAATGGAATATAACTGGAAAGCAGCACCGAAGAAATTTGCCCGCATTGCTCAGGCGTTAGGCGTGGATACTCACGGATTATCAGAAGAAGAAGCCGCTAAAGCAGCTGTTCGGGAAGTGTATCAGTTAGCAGAAGATTTGGAAGTAAGAAATCTGGAAGAAATGGGCGTTTCTAAAGACATGATTCCAAGATTGGCGAAAGAAGCTATGAATGATCCTCAAACCGTAGGGAATCCAAGAATTCTAAACGAAGAATCCTACAACTGGATTTATAAGCGTTGCTTTGATTTGGTACCTTGTACCCTTTAA